A genome region from Bradyrhizobium commune includes the following:
- a CDS encoding dienelactone hydrolase family protein, with the protein MGQDIKLTASDDFQLGAYRADPAGTPKGAVVVIQEIFGVNHHIRSVCDRLAGEGYVAIAPSIFDRTSPGFQSGYTPDEIAEARKFVANPDWAAMLRDTQAAIDAVKGAGPVGIIGFCLGGSIAFVAATRLSGLKAAIGYYGGAVVRFADETPKVPTQLHFGEKDTGIPLTDVETVKAKRPDVEIFIYPGAQHGFHCDERPSYDKTSSEIAWPRSLAFFAKHLK; encoded by the coding sequence GTGGGACAAGACATCAAACTGACGGCGTCCGACGATTTCCAGCTTGGCGCCTATCGCGCTGACCCGGCCGGAACGCCCAAGGGCGCGGTGGTGGTGATCCAGGAGATCTTTGGCGTCAATCATCACATCCGCTCGGTCTGCGACCGCCTCGCCGGCGAAGGCTATGTCGCGATCGCGCCGTCGATCTTCGACCGGACCTCGCCGGGCTTCCAGTCCGGCTACACGCCCGATGAGATCGCGGAGGCGCGCAAATTCGTCGCCAATCCGGACTGGGCGGCGATGCTGCGCGACACCCAGGCCGCGATCGATGCGGTGAAGGGCGCCGGCCCGGTCGGCATCATCGGCTTTTGTCTCGGCGGCAGCATCGCCTTCGTCGCGGCGACGCGGCTGTCGGGCCTCAAGGCCGCGATCGGCTATTACGGCGGCGCCGTGGTGCGCTTCGCCGACGAGACGCCGAAGGTGCCGACGCAACTGCACTTCGGTGAAAAGGACACCGGCATTCCCCTGACCGACGTCGAGACCGTCAAGGCGAAACGGCCGGACGTCGAAATCTTCATCTATCCCGGCGCGCAACACGGTTTCCATTGCGACGAGCGGCCGAGCTACGACAAGACCAGCTCCGAGATCGCCTGGCCGCGCAGCCTGGCGTTTTTCGCGAAGCATTTGAAATAG